A window of Variovorax sp. HW608 genomic DNA:
TCAAGACCGGCCACCACGACGCCCCCCGCGCCGATGCGCTGCTGGCCGCCTACGACTCGGTGCGCCCGCTGACCGGCGCCGAGCGCGCGATGCTGCCGGCCATGCTGCGCGCGGCGGCGCTGCGCTTCTGGATCTCGCGCCTGTGGGACTTCTACCTGCCGCGCGAAGCCAGCATGCTCAAGCCCCATGACCCCGGCCATTTCGAGCGGGTGTTGCGCGAACGCGCCCACGCGAGCTTCGAGTTCAACGGCGGCGCCGAGCCGCTGGCAGCCTGAGCCGAGCCGATGAAACTCAACCTCGTTCCGGCACGCACCGGCGTGCTATGGGTCCGCACCGGGCTTCAGGCCTTCGCGCGACAGCCGCTGGCCTTCATCTCGCTGTTCTTCTTCTTCATGACGATGGTGTCGCTGGCGTCGCAGTTGCCGCTGATCGGCGCCGCGCTTGCGCTGATGCTGCTGCCGACCATGACGCTCGGCCTCATGGCCGCGACCGCACAGGCCGCCGGCCCCGAGAAGCCGGCCGCCGGCGCAGTGTTCCTGGCGGCGATCCATGCGGTGCGCGCCGACGTGCGACCCATGGCGGTGCTGGGCGCCATGTACGCGGCGCTGTTCCTCGCGGTCATGGCGATTTCCGCGCTCGCCGATGGCGGCCAGTTCGCGCGTGTCTACCTGCTGGGCGGGCAACTGACGCGCGAAATGGCCGAGACCACCGAGTTCCAGGTCGCACTGTGGATCGCGATGGCGCTGTACCTGCCGCTGTCGCTGGCCTTCTGGCACGCGCCCGCGCTGGTGCACTGGCACCGCGTGCCGCCGGCCAA
This region includes:
- a CDS encoding BPSS1780 family membrane protein, producing the protein MKLNLVPARTGVLWVRTGLQAFARQPLAFISLFFFFMTMVSLASQLPLIGAALALMLLPTMTLGLMAATAQAAGPEKPAAGAVFLAAIHAVRADVRPMAVLGAMYAALFLAVMAISALADGGQFARVYLLGGQLTREMAETTEFQVALWIAMALYLPLSLAFWHAPALVHWHRVPPAKSLFFSFVACFRNFGALTVFGLVWAGVFIGAGIVLSLLATLLVAVGAMGVGAGASAAGGAVMIGGALVMAAMFFTSTWFTFRDSFQGD